Proteins encoded together in one Colius striatus isolate bColStr4 chromosome 3, bColStr4.1.hap1, whole genome shotgun sequence window:
- the LOC104564164 gene encoding dentin matrix acidic phosphoprotein 1, which yields MACKPKHPSLEEQCQDVLVLQVFQSHWREVTSGQVAAGAASDPCYKKSRHKQGRRPSGGQRKRGRPVPGDTSARGSAARQCHWLPLAQGWCWPAVKCPYHHARAHSPGYPETGSQLIASPTPEETPAHTTPQAAGTTTNMRAAFLVLLLWTVACTHPVPGHEPTYPRHSAQQEDTASEDHINKLGNLLDGGDGRHPPASAETGDNALAQYLVGGNAVGEELSQHGSQDKGGRVEDSQHLNWVDHEDTSARDRNSIGFLEEDARDADDGDNREHHGIGVNGLPPHVSGLLDEEDDSGDDTFDENGQDEVAEGPTYVAGADGAGEHGQDAGRGDTGAGGGHGDSSSSSSSESIGADHRRYRNYLSSRYERTYRWGGGSSSSSQEEESYDFEDEAMQGDDPSVFDGPGSSYKRQHAGPHALESSWRTSSQRWEEGDSRSPEVDDTDSEEDSPSMEDDSQSEEPVDSQSEVNSASHSKEDGDGEDSPSREDEDSESKEGTANLSDEELGESPEDVSQEVVSTSNERSSSRSQEGQEEQESAEDRSALSVPNRESGEDDDSQSQSTEDTVEESKEDENDSEPDGDVPSTSAESQSTSLEDDGSQEDNTGEESRSTESNNSESQEEEDDGNEDSHSQEDATHESSSHGDDSSLQSLESRRRRGRPGAYRNKPSADYDDNDCQDGY from the exons ATGGCTTGCAAGCCTAAGCATCCTTCTTTAGAGGAGCAAT GTCAGGATGTGCTGGTGCTACAGGTGTTTCAAAGCCACTGGAGGGAAGTGACCTCGGGGcaggtggctgctggggcagcgaGTGACCCGTGTTATAAAAAATCCAGGCACAAACAG GGCCGGCGTCCCAGTGGAGGCCAGCGGAAGCGTGGGAGGCCAGTTCCCGGTGACACCTCCGCGCGTGGCAGCGCTGCCCGCCAGTGCCATTGGCTGCCCCTCGcccagggctggtgctggccaGCGGTTAAATGTCCGTACCACCACGCCAGGGCACACAGCCCAGGGTATCCCGAGACAGGCAGCCAGCTCATTGCATCCCCAACACCAGAGGAGACACCGGCTCACACCACACCTCAAG CCGCAGGAACCACAACCAACATGAGGGCTGCATTCCTGGTGCTGCTTCTCTGGACTGTAGCCTGCACTCACCCT GTGCCCGGACATGAACCAACCTACCCCCGCCACAGTGCCCAGCAGGAG GACACAGCAAGTGAAGATCACATCAACAAGCTGGGCAACCTCCTGGACGGTGGAGATGGCAGACATCCACCTGCCAGTGCAGAGACAGGGGACAATGCCCTTGCCCAGTACCTGGTGGGTGGGAATGCCGTGGGTGAAGAGCTGAGCCAACATGGTAGCCAAGACAAGGGAGGCAGAGTTGAGGACTCTCAGCACCTGAACTGGGTGGATCACGAGGACACAAGTGCCCGGGATAGGAACAGCATTGGTTTCCTG GAGGAGGATGCACGTGATGCTGACGATGGTGACAACAGAGAGCACCATGGCATTGGAGTCAATGGGCTTCCGCCCCATGTCAGCGGGCTCCTGGATGAGGAAGATGACAGTGGGGACGACACCTTCGATGAAAACGGACAAGATGAAGTGGCCGAAGGTCCTACTTATGTGGCTGGGGCTGATGGGGCAGGCGAACACGGCCAGGATGCTGGCCGTGGGGACACTGGGGCTGGCGGAGGGCAcggtgacagcagcagcagcagcagcagtgagagcatAGGGGCGGACCATAGGAGGTACAGGAACTACCTCAGCAGCCGGTATGAGCGGACCTacaggtggggagggggcagcagcagcagcagccaggaagaggagagctATGACTTTGAGGACGAAGCCATGCAGGGCGATGACCCCTCTGTCTTTGATGGCCCAGGCAGCAGTTACAAGAGACAGCATGCTGGCCCTCAtgccctggagagcagctggaggaCTAGCTCTCAGCGCTGGGAGGAGGGTGACAGCAGGTCCCCAGAGGTGGATGACACTGACTCGGAAGAAGACAGCCCATCCATGGAGGATGACAGTCAGTCAGAAGAGCCTGTTGACAGCCAGTCAGAGGTAAACAGTGCCAGCCACTCcaaggaggatggggatggggaggacAGCCCCTCCAGGGAAGACGAGGACAGCGAGTCCAAGGAGGGCACTGCCAACCTGTCAGATGAAGAGCTGGGTGAGTCCCCAGAGGACGTCTCCCAGGAGGTAGTGAGCACATCAAACGAGCGCAGCAGCAGCCGGTCTCAGGAAGGCCAGGAGGAACAGGAGTCTGCTGAGGACAGGAGTGCACTGTCTGTGCCCAACAGAGAGTCTGGGGAAGATGATGATAGTCAGAGCCAGTCCACAGAGGACACTGTGGAGGAGTCAAAGGAGGATGAAAACGACTCTGAGCCTGATGGGGACGTGCCAAGCACATCAGCTGAGAGCCAGAGCACATCCCTGGAGGATGACGGCAGCCAAGAGGATAACACAGGTGAAGAGAGCAGGTCCACAGAAAGCAACAACAGCGAGtctcaggaggaggaggatgatggCAATGAGGACAGCCACTCCCAGGAGGATGCCACCCACGAGTCCAGCAGCCATGGGGATGACAGctcactgcagagcctggagagCAGGAGACGCAGAGGACGGCCAGGTGCCTACCGCAACAAGCCCAGTGCTGACTACGATGACAATGACTGTCAGGATGGGTACTGA
- the SPARCL1 gene encoding SPARC-like protein 1: protein MKAVALFICLVGSAVAIPTHPLNYKLRAHGQKTPEKTEDIRPEAPKEENAGYVEKSYLFPSHKNLKPEVSIPDTEHRDELQTTRKQGKIGSEHQAKNSLKSINFLVLHNKPGLASDNQDSDSGSSSTEQSSSDHYQVRRHEKHSNIAIQHVLGNGENPVGALSLDREHNMWKYNKNTVGPSEKNSESDDKRSVEEEDEEWGEETDYRVMKHRGPQTNQSNQYKRQQNGNSMQSDEILGDSSHSIHITKRHSKNFGLEEEERENSQKLPYEEIPLSQKSLNKDPDVKQQSQDNTQVNYQSYHDTGVKRQDTEDSNVDDDGQDSGDVDSEEDLSNIWKEAGYEEEERIQKNDQESASTEHEGEGTTRDDTTVYKEIEDYQDIKIEDFIHSEQDDYNHEPPSSDSDQQLETSSSVQSMNSMESEDKVKTAGSSNGEMQSASKRSEKALLGSCRNFHCKQGKVCHVDKHGKSSCICQDPAACPSTKDYERVCGTDNKTYDGTCQLFGTKCQLEGTKLGRQLHLDYMSSCKYIPNCTDYEVKQFPLRMRDWLKNILMQYYEHDLDTSGFLTEKQRSKIKKIYQDDKRLMAGDHTVELLLHDFEKNYHMYVYPVHWQFHQLDQHPIDRLLTHSELAPLRASLVPMEHCITRFFQECDGDRDKLIALKEWCHCFGIKEEDTNENLLF, encoded by the exons ATGAAGGCTGTAGCTCTCTTCATTTGTCTTGTAGGATCAGCTGTTGCTATTCCA ACCCACCCCTTAAACTACAAACTCAGAGCCCATGGACAGAAAACTCCAGAAAAG actGAAGATATCCGTCCTGAAGCTCCAAAGGAAGAGAATGCAGGATATGTAGAGAAGAGTTATTTGTTTCCTAGTCATAAAAATCTAAAACCAGAGGTATCAATACCAGACACTGAGCACAGGGATGAGCTCCAGACCAccagaaaacaaggaaaaattgGTAGTGAGCATCAAGCAAAAAATAGCCTAAAAAGCATCAATTTCCTTGTGCTGCACAATAAACCAGGTCTGGCTTCTGATAACCAGGACAGTGACTCTGGAAGCAGTAGCACAGAACAGTCCAGCTCAGATCATTATCAGGTCAGGAGGCATGAGAAACACAGCAATATAGCCATTCAACATGTTCTTGGCAATGGGGAAAATCCAGTGGGTGCTCTTAGTCTGGATCGTGAGCATAACATGTggaaatacaataaaaatacagttggcccatctgaaaaaaacagtgaaagtgATGACAAAAGAAGTGTggaagaagaggatgaggaATGGGGTGAAGAAACTGACTACAGGGTTATGAAGCACAGAGGCCCTCAGACAAATCAAAGTAATCAATACAAAAGACAGCAAAATGGAAACAGTATGCAATCTGATGAAATCCTGGGAGACTCCAGTCACTCAATCCACATAACCAAGAGACATAGTAAGAATTTTGGCctagaggaagaagagagggagaacAGCCAGAAGCTGCCCTATGAAGAAATCCCTCTCTCTCAAAAATCCCTTAACAAAGATCCGGATGTCAAACAACAAAGTCAAGACAATACTCAGGTAAACTATCAGAGTTATCATGACACAGGAGTGAAAAGACAAGACACAGAGGACAGTAATGTTGATGATGATGGTCAGGATAGTGGTGATGTTGATAGTGAGGAAGATCTCAGCAATATCTGGAAGGAAGCAGGCtatgaggaagaagagagaatcCAAAAAAATGACCAGGAGAGCGCCAGTACTGAGCACGAAGGGGAAGGTACCACCAGAGATGACACAACAGTTTATAAAGAGATCGAAGATTACCAAGATATCAAGATTGAAGACTTTATTCACTCTGAACAGGATGATTACAATCATGAGCCACCAAGTTCTGACAGTGACCAGCAACTGGAAACTAGTAGCTCTGTTCAGAGCATGAATTCAATGGAAAGTGAAGATAAG GTTAAGACTGCAGGTAGCTCCAATGGTGAGATGCAAAGTGCAAGCAAGAGAAGTGAGAAGGCTCTCCTGG GGTCATGCAGGAACTTCCACTGCAAGCAAGGTAAAGTCTGCCATGTGGACAAACATGGGAAATCCAGCTGCATTTGCCAAGATCCTGCTGCTTGCCCTTCCACCAAAGACTATGAGCGT GTTTGTGGTACGGATAATAAGACTTATGACGGCACATGTCAACTCTTTGGCACAAAATGTCAACTTGAAGGGACAAAACTGGGACGCCAGTTGCACCTAGACTATATGAGCTCCTGCAAAT ACATCCCCAACTGTACCGATTACGAAGTGAAACAGTTCCCCCTCCGGATGCGAGACTGGCTTAAAAACATCCTAATGCAATATTATGAACATGATCTGGACACTTCAGGATTTCtaactgaaaagcaaaggagtAAG ataaaaaaaatctaccagGATGACAAGCGCCTCATGGCTGGTGACCACACAGTTGAGCTACTCCTACAtgactttgaaaaaaattaccaCATGTATGTGTATCCCGTGCACTGGCAGTTTCATCAGCTTGATCAGCACCCCATTgacag